The following DNA comes from Diorhabda carinulata isolate Delta chromosome 3, icDioCari1.1, whole genome shotgun sequence.
TCACCCCAGACTGTCGATGTGATCGGCGTAGGAAGCGGAACGTTAAAACATagagatttttgtttttgtatcggTTCTGAGAGGTTCTGGTGTTTATTTTTGTCCATTGATTTCTTGTGAAAACCTGCAATAATTGAAAcaagttataaatataaaaaactttttcagtaCATGAGACTAAGAAGCAATATTTTGAAAGGTTGTCagattgtttttatataaaatttggatCAATACATTTGTTGACTTTTACCGAACTTTCAGTCTCCAAGTGCACTTATCAAATAATGGTGCATCTATCTACAAGTTATAATTTCAACTCCTCAAAATCCATAATACATTTggacatatttttcaaactcTATTTTCTCGATTTCTTTGAATAGGCgcagaatgaaaattttcaggacattttaattttaatcctCATTAAATTAATATACACGTCGGGGCAACAATTTTCTTAAActcaatcaaaataattaacgttacaattcaagtaccactaaattaaaatattaaaatttttatacacataaaaaatacattttaggcgactaaaacaatatgaaaaagtGAGATTAACTCTTACCCTTTTCTTTGCGATCCTTCAAACCCCTCTccctttttttatcatttctgtctCTCGGGTGATTATGGTGTTGTTTGTGATTTGTATGAATTTGGTTCTGTTCATTGGTCTTCTGTATATTATCATAGTCTTTACTCTCTTTGATGACTTTTTCATAAGTTTTCGCGATTTTCGTAGctggtttttgatgttttattttattgtgatgattACTGTGATTAAAATTAAcgcatttaaaatcatttgtatTGGGAGAATTAACTTCAGCAATGTTATTGTTGGTTGTCGGAATATCCCTCtcttttttaattgttgttgtttttgagcAAACTTTTGTGGTATTTCTTtggttattttctttttcgGGGTCTTCATTGAGGCTACCATTACTTTCAGTCGCGCTCGACGAAGTCTCCTCTTCGTATGCAGGTACTACTGTATTTTTGGTAtgttttttgttatgaaattgAGATTTCTTCAcctaaaaacaatttaaattctATTTAGTTAAAGCCTACAACCTTCTTCGACTTACCTCTTTTTCCTTAACGGTATTTTGTACATGTTTCTTCTCTTTCTCTTCTATTTTCCCAATTCCTTTGTCATCTTTGTTCTCCTTTACTTTATGTTTGACTTCCacatgtttttcttttttcttctcgATTTTATCGACCACCTGCATATAATGATTTTCCAGTTGGGCCGGCTCATTACTGTTTCTCTTACCAAGCTTCTTTTTAGCCTTTCCTGTGGTAGGAACAAGCACTGTATATCTTTCCATTTCGACTTTTGGTTTGATCTCAACTGTTTCCACATTACAAACGCTCTTTTCTGTATTCTCACTTTTCTTCTCTTCCTTAACAATAGCAGGTTTTTGTGTTTGAATTTCTTCCCTCGTTTGTTGTCCTACCATCCTTAAATCTAATACAGGTTGGACGGTAGAACTACTGGGTAGTATAAACGATCCTATCGCCTGTCTTCGTATTCTTTCCGCATCTATAGCcgctataaataaaataatgacaaGAAGAATTGTCATGGAAGCTACAGTTAGATAACTCAAGTAGGTCTCCCATGTCGGTCTGGATATTATCTCCGAACACAGTCCCAAATATACAGGCGGTATCGTCGTATACAATGTATAATTCACAGGAATATTGAGACTGGTCTTCAAAATCAACGTTCTGGAAATTTTCGATAAAGTTAGGTCTGGAGTAAATGCTATGTCTATTTTTTTAGTTTGGTTAGGATGAAGAGCAAAAGGTTCACAATCCATTACTTTGAAACCATATCCTTCACAGATATAATCATTTATGTGAAAAGAATGAATATACAAAGTTACTTCTCCTATATTTCTAGCTGTAAAAGTTCTTTTAACGGTGAAATTTGGATCGACTACATTTAGTTTTTCACAATCTCTGAAATGTCTGTCTGTCATTTCAAACATCAAAGGTTGCACTGACCCTGGTCTACGATTACCAAATTTAAAAAGTGGCTGTGCACTTCTCGCATTTAATCTAACTGCTTCCAAAATCGTAAGATTGTTTCTTAGCAATAAAATCGCCGAATGAAAATCATTATCGTCAGCTTTGAATCCAATCGGAACCGTGTAACTCTCCCCAGGAGCTAATAAAATGGGTATACTATCTTTATGTGTAGTAACACCCAACATTTGCTCGAAAAAATCTACTTGTTCTCTTTTAGTTTCATTCAAGAAAAAGAAACCTCGAGAGTAATAActatcatgaaaatttttaactatGAAGTTTGGTGGTAGGGCAGTGTATAAGGTTTCAAAAGCAGGATAGTCTCTGTCAAAAACTAACTGCACTATCAAATTATAACTGGCTGGATTTCGAATGGTGAGATTATGGAAAGTGACATTTCCTACTTGGGTGAGTGGAAAATTAAGAAcagatttgttttcaatattttgatcaGCTATCAAGCTCGGCCAACTCATTTTCACCCTGGATTTAAAGATGTGACCTCTCACTTCAGATGTGTCTAATcgtaatgttatgttttgccaTTTTTTTGTACCATTAGAggttaaatttaaatatcttgtataaaataaattagctaAATGTGAATCTAAATCGGAGATATATTTAGAGAGCGACAGTATCCTTAACCATTGAgctaaaacaaaattattatataaattatatgtttCCATTTagatttgatataaaatatgataacaaaaaaacatcgatatttcAGTAAACAGTTGACTAAAGCAATATCTCAATTCCTACCTGTTGTGTCAGATTGCAGACCTGTATAGCATTCTGTTTGGCACTCTAATTCGGGATTAAGGAACATATGTCCTACTATTTTAGAAGTCCTAGCAAGAATGTGTCCTGTGTTTTTATTCGAAATCCTTTTATCCGGTGGTAACGACAGAATATCTTCTATAATCATAGGTTCGTTAAACGTCGAATGTATTCGTACGGGATGAGTACACAACTTGCcctaaaaaatgtaataataaattgaattcttattaaattaaaagGGATACTAACTGGAAAGCACTGatcaaaaataagtttatcCGGCCctatttccaattttccatGCGCTATTTTGAAATGAAcaggaatttttaaattttcaaattgcgTTTCAACGTATATGTCTCCCCAAACTTGCCCTTCCACTTGAGTCGTCATAATTGTAACTTTGATCACTGCGTAATGGGATGGTTTTAGTGTGtgctaaaacaaaatatttttttttatttcagtttaccGTGCCTTGACAGCGCTGGTTATTGGCGTACAAAAGCAATCATAAGTTAAATAGaggactgttacaaaatctattacaatgcataaattaaattatattttcttatacagcTTGGTCGCTTTAAGAAACTCCacgattttctttatttccgtcgggcagttaagtgtctccttgaAGTTGGTTTTCATATGAAACTGTTGATATGCGGTAGAATATTCTCTGCAgtcggtgaggatgtgcttaacagtcaCAGGAACTTGACAAGTTCGGCAGACAGaacgactttctgacgacatccAATAGCCGTGAGTGAGTTTCGTGTGTTTGATGCgtattgtcacagcttctctcctattcaaaaagtttagggaaaTGTGAGAAGTAGATGAGTGGATGTGATGTAGTGCTTTAGTACTCTTGCTCCATGTATCGCgccaagattttttaatgaggTGTCTGAAGTTAATCTTCAGATCATTGACCAGCTGAACTGGGATTTCAGGTGAGATCTTCTTCGAGAGAATTTTATCAGCATGAATTTGTTTGAGGAAAATGATAATCCTAGGTAGGGGGATCTCTCTTGTAGTAGATTTATTGCGTATATACCATGGCAATAAATGATTAGGTCATCAGCGTAAAGGACAAATTTTACGGGAGATGAGAAGTTGTCACATAACTCATTTATTGTGAGGATAAATAAAGTAGAGCTTAATACTGAACCTTAAGGAATGCCAGTATTTTGTGGATGAGGAAAGGAGAGCTTACCGTTTGAGACAAAACCCTGAAAATTCTATCAGTTAGGAAATTATGGATGAATGATAATATGTTACCATGTAGATTGTATTGAGTAAGTTTATTTCAGTATTGCACTTCTGGTATAGAGTCAAAAGCGCCTTCAATGTCGAGAATAGTTGCAATGACGTCCTGATGGTTATTTAATGCAGAGGAGATATTTGTTTGCAAGAGAACAAGGTTGTCGTATGTAGATCGATTACGTCGAAAACCCGATTGTGCGTCGGGAATAAGTTTGTATTTTTGAAGGAACCATTGGAGTCttctattgattattattttttcaaggagTTTACAAGTAGTGCAAATGAGTGAGATTGGACGGAAAGACTTAGGGGATGATGTGGATTTACCTGCTTTTTTAATTGGAATGATTATAGAGTTGCGCCATGCATCAGGGAACTGGTGAGTATTCCAAATAATGTTATAGATGTCAAGGAGCTGGGAGAGGGACGAGTCGGATagttttgagaaatatatacaggacATCATCAGGACCGGTAGCAGAATTTTTGCAGGACGATAGCGCgaattttagttcatttaaattGACAGACGCAATATCGAGAGGATTTAGCTGGAGTGTGGAGGAGGGCTGAATATGTGAGTTATGAAAATCAGATGCCGGATTATGGATGCTGAAATTTTCTTCGAAGTGTTGTGCGAATGTGTCAGAGATTTTTTGGTTGTCGGTGATAAGCAGATCGTTAGATAATAAAGAAGGAATTTTGATATGGGTGGGTAAGGGATGAAGTATAACTTTGCCAAGCAGATTTCTTACTTTGCTTGACAATAAATTTAGCTTTAGCTTTAAGCCTTTTATGTAAAATAAGATTTTCTAGTGTTTTGTGACGTCTAAACCTATTAAGAGCATGTTTTGATTCATGTGTGGCATTCGAACAATCCGGACTCCACCTTGAAAAAGCCCTACATGCCGAGGAAAAGACCGTTTTACCAATGTGAGCCTCGTGGTAGCCGCAAGTATGCTCTTAGTGAACATATCTAGCGATCATTTATATTCATAGAAATGATCAAAGATGATAAGTATGCTTCGGCGAGAGAGGTAAACTCAGGCCagtttgcattttttatttgacagaAGCTTTTGGCATTATGAAGGTCATCGGAAGCTTGCCAAGAAAGAAGTACGATTAAATGGTATAGACGGTTCAAAATTCACCGtaagaactggtatatttgtgGATTGTGCCAGATATGTATCCTTGTTAGTCTCCTATGGGAACTTCTTAAGGATGAatgaacttaaaaaaaaacaattataaatacaaCACAATGATTTATTATGATAATCAAGTATCTATCAAAGCCCTGAGCTTCAATGTCATCGACTTAAACCTAACTTGACAGT
Coding sequences within:
- the LOC130891565 gene encoding transmembrane protein 131; this encodes MFKNSLSWYIFTLSLLELIIKTHPTLHDSSHGFISKNPRYFDDEFSHLHEEFGLLRTSKLSDVPLKFHMKFEPTFLDFNHRPLGIPHLEKVTLFNIDKNKSIHMTSISGNTVHFHSSFFADRNIPPKGNTSFSVVFLGREEGFIESDLYIHTSEGFLKYNVRAASTFSHYRIRPIVGVKLPLNSSFAPLIYLHNPHLEPLQIVEIYGNGGGFHLELPNGEPEGSNDIWEIAPQETKAIIRVILHAERLQNYTAYVRIRLNKPNLTLVVPVEVEVTTDTEIVHPRGYVDLGLGGSLDLASEVKLCLSNPNKKHVRVHSISTTSKAITVQHYNIRLPPAVDTDEFADQCVDVGMLTVDWKTVYETKDFTGKIIVKYRNGKNKSEIPYHLTVLKGGLTYDPLTTSYFMNDKAVDLSSRLFKVKNEFEEYIYISDVIFPQDAHLYFKIQDLSPKILKPGEEVNLFNIKLKNNIRLSDLQLHSHIIIKTNISSVRVPLLSYNGKLQVHLPFKSKDYSLDIGLLGFNSLKEVYFMVVNNNPVTLYLKHVHSSIPMTRAGIVGCGSGDHRLVLFRDSFDNLSKCHTLKPSHYAVIKVTIMTTQVEGQVWGDIYVETQFENLKIPVHFKIAHGKLEIGPDKLIFDQCFPGKLCTHPVRIHSTFNEPMIIEDILSLPPDKRISNKNTGHILARTSKIVGHMFLNPELECQTECYTGLQSDTTAQWLRILSLSKYISDLDSHLANLFYTRYLNLTSNGTKKWQNITLRLDTSEVRGHIFKSRVKMSWPSLIADQNIENKSVLNFPLTQVGNVTFHNLTIRNPASYNLIVQLVFDRDYPAFETLYTALPPNFIVKNFHDSYYSRGFFFLNETKREQVDFFEQMLGVTTHKDSIPILLAPGESYTVPIGFKADDNDFHSAILLLRNNLTILEAVRLNARSAQPLFKFGNRRPGSVQPLMFEMTDRHFRDCEKLNVVDPNFTVKRTFTARNIGEVTLYIHSFHINDYICEGYGFKVMDCEPFALHPNQTKKIDIAFTPDLTLSKISRTLILKTSLNIPVNYTLYTTIPPVYLGLCSEIISRPTWETYLSYLTVASMTILLVIILFIAAIDAERIRRQAIGSFILPSSSTVQPVLDLRMVGQQTREEIQTQKPAIVKEEKKSENTEKSVCNVETVEIKPKVEMERYTVLVPTTGKAKKKLGKRNSNEPAQLENHYMQVVDKIEKKKEKHVEVKHKVKENKDDKGIGKIEEKEKKHVQNTVKEKEVKKSQFHNKKHTKNTVVPAYEEETSSSATESNGSLNEDPEKENNQRNTTKVCSKTTTIKKERDIPTTNNNIAEVNSPNTNDFKCVNFNHSNHHNKIKHQKPATKIAKTYEKVIKESKDYDNIQKTNEQNQIHTNHKQHHNHPRDRNDKKRERGLKDRKEKGFHKKSMDKNKHQNLSEPIQKQKSLCFNVPLPTPITSTVWGESRAKFSDVVSRSEPSSTSSSNRVQNHNTTKSIVTKPTMYVEPYKQTTPTELGPIGSRRNDRRSSNENNRRSIIDGFNHDNFLNAEITNSYFSDEPRLNNVGRENGFMGDLNGWSQQGFSNNIEAGFNVPQDPWSPTLLNTSSYWDSFNPLLSDNSGLLENSSVIGSTSLRSQNTVAPTTNVYLWGSSSVWQPWSPETPITPSTPTRTPPGFDELVHRKQDEQPQQSLRDSYSPFNSSPLWNQQQTKPWNYSQEP